From Grus americana isolate bGruAme1 chromosome 11, bGruAme1.mat, whole genome shotgun sequence, a single genomic window includes:
- the FEZF2 gene encoding fez family zinc finger protein 2, producing the protein MASSGSLETVMPSSCPRHDGRAAAANPSKTLAFSIERIMAKTSEPKPAFEQRHGGPESEPGKKPLSLCSPLPCVIPIPPLGYEVPSKTLLNYSELWKSSLRGGAGLCKANCGVCCKAELALGQPSGRLIKPQVIHQAGTVPAAPRSLYYFNYLDAAYHPADILHGQLFPAGLLGAPPPGGLSAHQKLFLLENAKLAGLAAEKLPPPPPFAHKERLPGHLDQVMKEAAAAERGGPPKGHAKLGSGGGSGAAEGKPKNFTCEVCGKVFNAHYNLTRHMPVHTGARPFVCKVCGKGFRQASTLCRHKIIHTQEKPHKCNQCGKAFNRSSTLNTHIRIHAGYKPFVCEFCGKGFHQKGNYKNHKLTHSGEKQYKCTICNKAFHQIYNLTFHMHTHNDKKPFTCVTCGKGFCRNFDLKKHVRKLHDSVSSAPPPPRDPGRSGQS; encoded by the exons ATGGCGAGCTCGGGGTCGCTGGAGACGGTCATGCCTTCCTCTTGCCCCCGGCACGACGGCAGGGCCGCCGCCGCTAACCCCTCCAAGACCCTGGCCTTCTCCATCGAGCGGATCATGGCCAAGACGTCGGAGCCCAAGCCAGCCTTCGAGCAGAGGCACGGCGGGCCGGAATCGGAGCCGGGCAAGAAGCCGCTGAGCCTGTGCTCGCCCCTGCCCTGCGTGATCCCTATCCCGCCGCTGGGCTACGAGGTGCCCTCCAAGACTCTCCTCAACTACTCGGAGCTGTGGAAGAGCAGCCTACGGGGTGGCGCGGGGCTCTGCAAAGCCAACTGCGGCGTctgctgcaaggcagagctCGCCCTGGGCCAGCCCAGCGGCCGGCTCATCAAGCCGCAGGTGATCCACCAAGCGGGGACCGTgccggccgccccccgctcCCTCTACTACTTCAACTACCTGGACGCCGCGTACCACCCGGCCGACATCCTGCACGGACAGCTCTTCCCTGCCGGCCTGCTgggcgccccgccgccggggggGCTTTCGGCCCACCAGAAGCTTTTCCTGCTGGAGAACGCCAAGCTGGCGGGGCTGGCGGCCGAGaagctgccgccgccgccgcccttCGCCCACAAGGAGCGGCTGCCGGGACACCTGGACCAGGTGATgaaggaggcggcggcggcggagcgcggCGGCCCCCCCAAGGGCCATGCCAAGctggggagcggcggcggcagcggggctgcgGAAGGCAAGCCCAAAAACTTTACCTGCGAGGTCTGCGGCAAG GTGTTCAACGCGCACTACAACCTCACCCGCCACATGCCGGTGCACACGGGGGCCAGGCCGTTCGTGTGCAAGGTCTGCGGGAAGGGCTTCCGCCAGGCCAGCACCTTGTGCCGGCACAAAATCATCCACACCCAG GAGAAACCCCACAAGTGCAACCAGTGCGGGAAGGCGTTCAACAGGAGCTCCACGCTCAACACCCACATCCGCATCCACGCCGGCTACAAGCCCTTCGTCTGCGAGTTCTGCGGCAAGGGCTTCCACCAGAAAG GCAACTACAAGAACCACAAGCTGACCCACAGCGGAGAGAAGCAGTACAAGTGCACCATTTGTAACAAAGCCTTCCACCAGATCTATAACTTGACTTTCCACATGCACACCCACAATGACAAGAAGCCCTTTACGTGCGTCACTTGCGGGAAAGGATTTTGCAGAAACTTTGATTTAAAGAAGCACGTCCGAAAGTTGCACGACAGCGTCTCCagcgcgccgccgccgccgcgggacCCTGGGCGCAGCGGGCAGAGCTAA